A region from the Hypericibacter adhaerens genome encodes:
- a CDS encoding peptidoglycan-binding domain-containing protein produces the protein MTATPVLISPHRLGWALAAVLLLGGTGTAQNAAAQDQGYDDETAYGTYGAYETQPLTVQEISELQWQLAIHGYDPGSADGAVDWRTRQAIGEYQQDAGLPVDGEPSQALLSHLRYTNPPVRSARLQASVDAGSPSGVASSPRPMASPSATGPTGDDLAAMPVSAATEIPVSPELFAIYTTAVQEALQAKGYRPGSADGRLGPRTRDAICRYQQDYGLPVTGEVSLGLLNHLRLVSGFPVGYPAPQG, from the coding sequence ATGACCGCCACGCCCGTTCTGATCTCGCCCCATCGGCTCGGCTGGGCCCTCGCCGCCGTCCTCTTGCTGGGCGGTACGGGGACAGCCCAGAACGCAGCGGCGCAGGATCAGGGCTACGATGACGAGACCGCCTACGGAACATACGGCGCGTACGAGACGCAGCCGCTGACCGTCCAGGAGATCAGCGAGCTGCAGTGGCAGCTCGCGATCCATGGCTACGATCCCGGCAGTGCCGATGGCGCGGTCGATTGGCGCACGCGCCAGGCCATCGGCGAGTATCAGCAGGATGCCGGGCTGCCCGTCGATGGCGAGCCGAGCCAGGCCCTGCTCAGCCATCTCCGCTACACCAACCCGCCCGTGCGCAGCGCCCGCCTTCAGGCGAGCGTTGACGCCGGATCGCCGTCAGGCGTCGCCAGCTCACCCCGTCCCATGGCGTCTCCATCCGCCACCGGACCGACCGGCGACGACCTGGCGGCGATGCCGGTGTCGGCGGCGACGGAGATCCCGGTGTCGCCGGAATTGTTCGCGATCTACACCACCGCGGTGCAGGAGGCGCTGCAGGCGAAGGGTTATCGCCCGGGCAGCGCCGACGGCAGGCTGGGGCCGCGCACCCGCGATGCGATCTGCCGCTACCAGCAGGATTACGGCCTGCCGGTGACGGGCGAGGTGTCGCTGGGCCTGCTCAACCATCTGCGGCTCGTCAGCGGATTCCCGGTCGGGTATCCGGCACCGCAAGGATGA